In Oenanthe melanoleuca isolate GR-GAL-2019-014 chromosome 19, OMel1.0, whole genome shotgun sequence, a genomic segment contains:
- the TBX2 gene encoding T-box transcription factor TBX2 translates to MRDPAFPGTAMAYHPFHAPRPADFPMSAFLAAAQPSFFPALALPPAALAKPMPDPGLAGAAEAGLHVSALGHHHQAAHLRSLKSLEPEEEVEDDPKVTLEAKELWDQFHKLGTEMVITKSGRRMFPPFKVRVSGLDKKAKYILLMDIVAADDCRYKFHNSRWMVAGKADPEMPKRMYIHPDSPATGEQWMAKPVAFHKLKLTNNISDKHGFTILNSMHKYQPRFHIVRANDILKLPYSTFRTYVFPETDFIAVTAYQNDKITQLKIDNNPFAKGFRDTGNGRREKRKQLSLPSLRMYEEPCKPDRDGGESDASSCEPSAVRDALHSPVGAIPSPLRLKGSGREEKPGADSDTEVEKVPEERPVAAASPSAEDATPRGSPRCPEERSKERHSPEKAKDGASPREGPGESLFGTRGLEKDKVEGRRKETEAGKKDTEGGGLGKEAFAPLMVHTDSPPHLSAGHLQSLALSGLHGQQFFSPLGAGQPLFIHPGQFAMAPGAFSAMGMGHLLASVTGGGSLENGALSSAPGAAGTATPFPFHLSQHMLASQGIPMPTFGGLFPYPYTYMAAAAAAASAMPATSAAAAGPLSRNPFLGSSRPRLRFSPYQLPVTIPPSTNLLTTGLPASLNPASEGSKAGSSRESSPLPEVPLHKGGSQRPAASPKGSLKESLNELQNIQRLVSGLESQRELSPGRESPK, encoded by the exons ATGAGAGATCCAGCCTTCCCAGGGACTGCCATGGCTTACCACCCCTTCCACGCACCCCGGCCGGCTGACTTCCCCATGTCCGCTTTCCTCGCAGCCGCCCAGCCGTCCTTTTTCCcggctctggctctgcctccGGCGGCGTTGGCCAAGCCCATGCCGGACCCGGGGCTGGCCGGGGCGGCCGAGGCCGGGCTGCACGTCTCGGCCCTGGGACACCATCACCAAGCCGCCCATCTGCGCTCGCTCAAAAGCCTGGAGCCCGAGGAGGAGGTCGAGGACGACCCCAAAGTAACGCTGGAAGCCAAAGAGCTTTGGGACCAGTTTCACAAGCTGGGCACCGAGATGGTGATCACCAAGTCTGGGAG GAGGATGTTCCCCCCGTTCAAGGTGCGGGTGAGCGGCCTGGACAAGAAGGCCAAGTACATTTTGCTGATGGATATAGTGGCGGCCGACGATTGCCGGTACAAATTCCACAACTCCCGCTGGATGGTGGCCGGCAAGGCCGACCCGGAGATGCCCAAGCGCATGTACATCCACCCCGACAGCCCGGCCACGGGCGAGCAGTGGATGGCCAAACCTGTTGCCTTTCACAAGCTCAAGCTCACCAACAACATCTCGGATAAGCACGGCTTT ACCATCCTGAACTCCATGCACAAGTACCAGCCCAGGTTCCACATCGTCCGGGCCAACGACATCCTCAAGCTGCCCTACAGCACCTTCCGCACCTACGTGTTCCCCGAGACCGACTTCATCGCCGTCACTGCCTACCAGAACGACAAG ATCACGCAGCTGAAAATCGATAACAACCCCTTCGCCAAGGGCTTTCGGGACACGGGCAATGGCCGCAGGGAGAAGAG GAAGCAGCTCTCGCTGCCGTCCCTGCGGATGTACGAGGAGCCCTGCAAGCCCGACCGCGACGGTGGCGAGTCGGACGCCTCCTCCTGCGAGCCCTCGGCCGTCCGTGATGCCCTGCACTCGCCCGTGggtgccatccccagccccctgcGCCTCAAGGGCAGCGGCAGAG AGGAGAAGCCGGGGGCCGACAGCGACACGGAGGTGGAGAAGGTGCCCGAGGAGCGGCCggtggcagcagccagccccagcgCCGAGGACGCGACGCCCCGCGGCAGCCCCCGGTGCCCGGAGGAGCGGAGCAAGGAGAGGCACAGCCCGGAGAAAGCCAAGGATGGAGCATCCCCCCGGGAGGGCCCTGGCGAGAGCCTGTTCGGCACTCGGGGCCTGGAGAAGGACAAGGTGGAAGGACGGAGGAAAGAGACGGAGGCGGGCAAGAAGGACACGGAGGGCGGCGGGCTGGGCAAGGAGGCCTTCGCCCCGCTGATGGTGCACACGGACAGCCCCCCGCACCTGAGCGCCGGccacctgcagagcctggcGCTCTCCGGCCTCCACGGGCAGCAGTTCTTCAGCCCGCTGGGCGCCGGGCAGCCCCTCTTCATCCACCCAGGACAGTTCGCCATGGCCCCCGGCGCCTtctctgccatgggcatggGACACTTGCTGGCCTCGGTGACCGGCGGGGGCAGCCTGGAGAATGGAGCCCTCTCGTCCGCCCCGGGCGCGGCAGGGACGGCCACCCCCTTCCCTTTCCACCTCTCCCAGCACATGTTGGCCTCTCAG GGAATCCCGATGCCCACCTTCGGCGGACTCTTCCCCTACCCCTACACCTACAtggcagcggcagcggcggccgccTCGGCCATGCCGGCCACCAGCGCTGCCGCCGCGGGGCCGCTGTCCCGCAACCccttcctgggcagcagccGGCCCCGCCTGCGCTTCAGCCCCTACCAGCTCCCGGTCACCATCCCGCCCAGCACCAACCTGCTGACCACCGGCCTCCCCGCCAGCCTCAACCCCGCCTCCGAGGGCTCCAAGGCCGGCAGCAGCCGCGAGTCCAGCCCCCTGCCCGAGGTGCCCCTGCACAAGGGGGGCAGCCAGCGCCCCGCTGCCTCCCCCAAGGGCTCCCTGAAGGAGTCCCTCAATGAACTGCAGAACATCCAGAGACTGGTGAGCGGGCTGGAGAGCCAGCGGGAGCTGTCACCCGGCAGGGAGTCCCCGAAGtga